A genome region from Nocardioides cynanchi includes the following:
- a CDS encoding WS/DGAT/MGAT family O-acyltransferase has translation MERLTPLAAAFLEAEDADGAASLAIGSFAIFEGPAPDFDAFVSAIAGRLPLIPRYRQKLRRVPLDLAAPAWVDDPDFDLRWHVRNTALPAPGGPPEIGRLMSRVMTRRMDRSRPLWEYWFCEGLEGGRWALLSKIHHCMVDGVSGTDLYRLVLDATPEPGTAVADDWRPERPRHTLVFTAQAARHLAGAPLDAGRAVAHALATPRQLVRTTRQTARGALALTGAVLPVHRTTLTGPLSGSRRYAWTDVSLDDVRTVRKAYGVTVNDVALAAVTGGFRRLLLARGETPDAHALRSLVPVSTREVGTESIPDNRVSLMLPYLPVDLDAPADRLAAVRRRVGTLRHLHEPEAGTSFTTAAEYGAFPSVSLAMRTVFHLPQRQIATVTTNVPGPRRTLYALGRPAVAMLPYVPIADRVRIGVAMFSYRDTLSFGITGDYDTVPDLQVLADGIGESMAELLREAARAG, from the coding sequence ATGGAGCGACTGACCCCGTTGGCTGCGGCCTTCCTCGAGGCCGAGGACGCCGACGGCGCGGCCTCGCTGGCGATCGGCTCGTTCGCGATCTTCGAAGGACCGGCTCCCGACTTCGACGCCTTCGTGTCGGCGATCGCCGGGCGGCTGCCGCTGATCCCGAGGTACCGCCAGAAGCTGCGCCGGGTCCCGCTGGACCTGGCCGCACCCGCGTGGGTCGACGACCCCGACTTCGACCTGCGCTGGCACGTGCGCAACACCGCGCTGCCCGCCCCCGGCGGTCCACCGGAGATCGGCCGGCTGATGAGCAGGGTGATGACCCGGCGGATGGACCGGAGCCGCCCGCTCTGGGAGTACTGGTTCTGCGAGGGCCTCGAGGGCGGCCGCTGGGCCCTGCTGTCCAAGATCCACCACTGCATGGTCGACGGGGTCTCCGGCACCGACCTCTACCGCCTCGTCCTGGACGCCACGCCCGAGCCCGGCACGGCCGTCGCCGACGACTGGCGGCCCGAGCGCCCTCGGCACACCCTGGTCTTCACCGCGCAGGCGGCCCGGCACCTCGCCGGTGCGCCGCTCGACGCCGGTCGTGCCGTGGCGCACGCCCTGGCGACGCCTCGGCAGCTGGTCCGCACCACCCGGCAGACGGCTCGTGGTGCCCTCGCCCTGACCGGCGCGGTCCTTCCCGTCCACCGCACCACGCTGACCGGGCCGCTCTCCGGCAGCCGTCGCTACGCGTGGACCGACGTCTCGCTGGACGACGTCCGCACCGTCCGCAAGGCTTACGGCGTCACCGTGAACGACGTCGCGCTGGCCGCCGTGACCGGCGGCTTCCGGCGGCTCCTCCTGGCGCGGGGCGAGACCCCGGACGCCCATGCCCTGCGCTCACTGGTGCCGGTCTCGACCCGGGAGGTGGGCACCGAGTCCATCCCCGACAACCGGGTCTCCCTGATGCTGCCCTACCTGCCGGTCGACCTCGACGCCCCGGCGGACCGGCTCGCCGCGGTGCGCCGCCGGGTGGGCACCCTGCGCCACCTCCACGAGCCCGAGGCCGGCACCAGCTTCACCACGGCCGCGGAGTACGGCGCCTTCCCGTCGGTCTCCCTGGCGATGCGCACCGTCTTCCACCTGCCCCAGCGCCAGATCGCGACAGTCACCACCAACGTGCCGGGTCCACGCCGGACGCTCTACGCCCTCGGCCGCCCAGCCGTCGCGATGCTGCCCTACGTCCCGATCGCCGACCGGGTGCGGATCGGGGTCGCGATGTTCTCCTACCGCGACACCCTCAGCTTCGGGATCACCGGGGACTACGACACCGTGCCCGACCTCCAGGTCCTCGCCGACGGCATCGGCGAGTCGATGGCCGAGCTGCTCCGTGAGGCCGCCCGGGCGGGTTGA
- a CDS encoding dihydrofolate reductase family protein, translated as MGKVTTDPAISLDGFMAGPDQDVEHPLGVGGEALHRWHFGEAEKDNAAEAEAMVSAGAYVMGRNMFGPVRGEWDLDWRGWWGEDPPYHAPVFVLTHYPRAPLEMEGGTTFHFVTDGIEEALRLAQEAAGDRHVSVCGGASTINQYLAAGHIDELRLHVAPVVLGRGEAPFRGLDGLELTVVSSRATPLVTHMTLRRQGR; from the coding sequence ATGGGGAAGGTGACCACCGACCCGGCGATCTCGCTGGACGGCTTCATGGCCGGCCCCGACCAGGACGTCGAGCACCCGCTCGGTGTCGGTGGCGAGGCCCTGCACCGCTGGCACTTCGGCGAGGCCGAGAAGGACAACGCGGCCGAGGCCGAGGCGATGGTCTCGGCGGGCGCCTACGTGATGGGGCGCAACATGTTCGGCCCGGTGCGGGGCGAGTGGGACCTCGACTGGCGCGGCTGGTGGGGCGAGGACCCGCCGTACCACGCGCCGGTCTTCGTGCTGACCCACTACCCGCGTGCGCCGCTCGAGATGGAGGGCGGCACGACGTTCCACTTCGTGACCGACGGCATCGAGGAGGCCCTGCGGCTCGCGCAGGAGGCGGCCGGAGACCGCCACGTCTCGGTCTGCGGCGGCGCCTCGACGATCAACCAGTACCTTGCGGCCGGTCACATCGACGAGCTCCGCCTCCACGTCGCCCCGGTCGTGCTCGGCCGCGGCGAGGCACCGTTCCGCGGCCTGGACGGGCTCGAGCTGACCGTGGTGTCGAGCCGGGCGACCCCACTGGTCACCCACATGACCCTGCGGCGGCAGGGACGCTGA
- a CDS encoding PIG-L deacetylase family protein, with product MDLPPPLEPLPEDWTRALAIVAHPDDMEFGSAAAVARWTGQGKEVVYCMVTSGEAGIDSLAPDECRRVREAEQVESARVVGVDVVEFLHQPDGILEYGVPLRRELAHVVRRHRPEIVLTGNFHETFGGRNLNQADHIATGRAVLDAVRDAGNRWVFPEQLVDGLEPWGGVTAVWAGGSPLAEHGVDTTDTFDAGVASLTAHAAYIDGLGWENWDPREFLEGFGRQTGQRLGVAFGASFEVFPMGWGG from the coding sequence ATGGACCTGCCACCGCCACTGGAGCCGTTGCCCGAGGACTGGACCCGCGCGCTCGCGATCGTCGCGCATCCCGACGACATGGAGTTCGGCTCCGCCGCCGCCGTGGCCCGCTGGACCGGCCAGGGCAAGGAGGTCGTCTACTGCATGGTCACCTCCGGGGAGGCCGGGATCGACTCCCTGGCGCCCGACGAGTGCCGACGGGTCCGCGAGGCCGAGCAGGTCGAGTCCGCCCGGGTGGTCGGCGTCGACGTCGTGGAGTTCCTGCACCAGCCCGACGGCATCCTGGAGTACGGCGTGCCGTTGCGGCGCGAGCTCGCCCACGTCGTCCGCCGGCACCGGCCCGAGATCGTGCTGACCGGCAACTTCCACGAGACCTTCGGCGGCCGCAACCTCAACCAGGCCGACCACATCGCCACCGGACGGGCCGTGCTCGACGCGGTGCGCGACGCCGGCAACCGGTGGGTCTTCCCCGAGCAGCTCGTGGACGGCCTGGAGCCCTGGGGCGGCGTGACCGCCGTCTGGGCCGGCGGCTCGCCGCTGGCCGAGCACGGCGTCGACACCACCGACACCTTCGACGCCGGCGTGGCCTCGCTGACGGCGCACGCGGCCTACATCGACGGCCTGGGCTGGGAGAACTGGGACCCGCGCGAGTTCCTCGAGGGCTTCGGGCGTCAGACCGGGCAGCGGCTCGGAGTGGCCTTCGGCGCGTCGTTCGAGGTCTTCCCGATGGGCTGGGGCGGCTGA
- a CDS encoding aminoglycoside phosphotransferase family protein, with translation MPEWYDVLPPRDVSLSSRWTTAEFRDELRAWCERHVGPVTAMEQHKLRGWATVWRVTTGSGSWFAKQNCPSQLFEQPLMALLARLAPDRVVPVQAEGDGFLLTPDQGPVFHDTAGDDLASWERLARDAALLQRELVPHLDELAAAGVTTLSPREGPEYVAARVEQYAQLPEGDPRRLAPDVAERLRDHLPVVRRWAERVAGLGLPLTLNHNDLHGNNVFDVDGRLLFFDFGDALVTEPLGILLIPLNILAERLRADGDDDRLWRVADAALEVWTDLRPAAELRAALPAALQLGRLGRVESWVRCQPSLSEDELDEWGPVAAAWLGTLVEQPPVGSVQQ, from the coding sequence ATGCCTGAGTGGTACGACGTCCTCCCGCCGCGCGACGTCTCGCTGTCGTCGCGCTGGACGACCGCCGAGTTCCGCGACGAGCTCCGGGCCTGGTGCGAGCGGCACGTGGGGCCGGTGACCGCGATGGAGCAGCACAAGCTGCGTGGCTGGGCGACGGTCTGGCGGGTGACCACTGGTTCCGGCTCGTGGTTCGCCAAGCAGAACTGTCCCAGCCAGCTCTTCGAGCAGCCGCTGATGGCGCTGCTCGCGCGCCTCGCCCCGGACCGCGTGGTGCCGGTGCAGGCGGAGGGAGACGGCTTCCTGCTGACGCCCGACCAGGGTCCGGTGTTCCACGACACCGCCGGCGACGACCTGGCGAGCTGGGAGCGGCTGGCCCGCGACGCCGCGCTGCTCCAGCGCGAGCTGGTTCCCCACCTCGACGAGCTGGCCGCGGCCGGGGTCACGACGTTGTCACCCCGTGAGGGACCTGAGTACGTCGCGGCCCGGGTCGAGCAGTACGCGCAGCTCCCCGAGGGCGACCCGCGGCGGCTCGCGCCCGACGTGGCCGAGCGGCTCCGCGACCACCTTCCCGTCGTACGACGCTGGGCCGAGCGGGTGGCCGGGCTCGGGTTGCCGCTGACCCTCAACCACAACGACCTGCACGGGAACAACGTGTTCGACGTCGACGGCCGGCTGCTCTTCTTCGACTTCGGCGACGCGCTGGTCACCGAGCCGCTCGGGATCCTCCTGATCCCGCTGAACATCCTCGCCGAGCGGCTCCGGGCCGACGGTGACGACGACCGGCTGTGGCGCGTGGCGGACGCGGCGCTCGAGGTCTGGACGGACCTGCGGCCCGCCGCCGAGCTACGGGCCGCACTGCCCGCCGCGCTCCAGCTCGGCCGACTGGGCCGGGTGGAGTCGTGGGTCAGGTGCCAGCCGTCCCTGTCCGAGGACGAGCTGGACGAGTGGGGCCCGGTCGCGGCCGCCTGGCTCGGCACCCTGGTGGAGCAGCCACCGGTCGGAAGCGTTCAGCAGTAG
- a CDS encoding phosphatase PAP2 family protein → MGTTTADDRTELPARRTEPGSRWAWMLRVLALVAVFAIIAWARSRQVDIPFKDPHGKLFRGKLLDTAELLLAAVVIDVVVRWLRRRRDGVGLWSTLRHRWTPYRVVMILAGLVAYFVVYLCYRNLKSWDVFNTPRDAMLLGWDRDLFLGHSPAVLLHDLLGQDLAARLLTDLYESFSWLVTIALVAALAFTPTVRQAFVFLTAAMWAWILGLGSYYLIPSLGPFHAAPAEFAGLTRTSIQSTQESYVAQRDHLLAHPHASDAFAQISAFASLHCALTCLIFLMARYYGLRLVSWVAGLFLAGTLLATVYLGWHFAVDDVAGLAIAWVAVQLGKVTVFGSFRTVPTDTAGP, encoded by the coding sequence ATGGGAACGACGACGGCGGACGACCGCACCGAGCTCCCAGCTCGGCGCACCGAGCCGGGCTCGAGGTGGGCCTGGATGCTGCGGGTCCTGGCCCTCGTCGCGGTCTTCGCGATCATCGCCTGGGCCCGCTCACGCCAGGTCGACATCCCGTTCAAGGACCCGCACGGCAAGCTCTTCCGGGGCAAGCTCCTCGACACCGCCGAGCTGCTGCTGGCGGCCGTCGTGATCGACGTCGTGGTGCGCTGGCTGCGCCGACGCCGGGACGGCGTCGGCCTGTGGTCGACCCTGCGCCACCGGTGGACGCCGTACCGCGTCGTGATGATCCTGGCCGGCCTGGTCGCCTACTTCGTGGTCTACCTCTGCTACCGCAACCTGAAGAGCTGGGACGTCTTCAACACCCCGCGCGACGCGATGCTGCTGGGCTGGGACCGGGACCTCTTCCTCGGGCACAGCCCGGCCGTGCTGCTCCACGACCTGCTCGGACAGGACCTCGCCGCCCGTCTGCTCACCGACCTCTACGAGTCGTTCTCGTGGCTGGTCACGATCGCGCTCGTCGCGGCACTCGCCTTCACCCCGACCGTGCGACAGGCGTTCGTGTTCCTCACCGCGGCCATGTGGGCCTGGATCCTGGGGCTCGGCTCCTACTACCTGATCCCGTCGCTCGGGCCGTTCCACGCCGCACCTGCCGAGTTCGCCGGTCTCACCCGGACCTCCATCCAGTCGACGCAGGAGTCCTACGTCGCCCAGCGCGACCACCTGCTCGCCCACCCGCACGCGTCCGACGCGTTCGCCCAGATCTCGGCGTTCGCCAGCCTGCACTGCGCGCTGACCTGCCTGATCTTCCTGATGGCGCGCTACTACGGCCTGCGGCTGGTCTCCTGGGTGGCCGGGCTGTTCCTGGCCGGGACGCTGCTGGCGACCGTCTACCTGGGCTGGCACTTCGCGGTCGACGACGTCGCCGGGCTCGCGATCGCCTGGGTCGCGGTCCAGCTCGGGAAGGTCACCGTGTTCGGATCCTTCAGAACCGTCCCGACGGACACCGCGGGCCCCTAG
- a CDS encoding methylmalonyl-CoA carboxytransferase subunit 5S, whose translation MTGTTAGTATREIGVTELVLRDAHQSLMATRMALEDMVEACADIDAAGYWSVECWGGATYDACIRFLNEDPWERLRTFRELMPNSRLQMLLRGQNLLGYRHYEDGVVNRFVEKSAENGMDVYRVFDALNDVRNVRQAIAAVRRVDKHAQGTICYTESPLHTVEGYVQMARDLMDLGCDSLCIKDMAALLKPQPAYDIVKAIKDDLGPETRIHLHCHSTTGVTLVSLMKAIEAGADVVDTSISSLSLGPGHNPTESLVEMLRGTPYSTNLDDDRLLSIKDHFATVRPKYTQFMSAITGVETEIFKSQIPGGMISNMESQLRQQGAGDRLREVLLEVPRVRAVAGYPPLVTPSSQIVGTQAVFNVLMGPYKVLTAEFADLMLGYYGATLGERDATIVEASRVQTGKEAIDVRPADLIPPEWDRLVSEATALEGCDGTDEDVLTYAMFPGVAPKFFTERPDGPKNVGKDPAEVAADKLATSSGGPVKGPIRYSVNLGGRAHAVTVERA comes from the coding sequence ATGACGGGGACAACTGCCGGGACGGCCACGCGCGAGATCGGGGTCACCGAGCTGGTGCTGCGGGACGCCCACCAGAGCCTGATGGCCACCCGGATGGCGCTGGAGGACATGGTCGAGGCCTGCGCCGACATCGACGCCGCGGGCTACTGGTCGGTGGAGTGCTGGGGCGGGGCGACCTACGACGCCTGCATCCGCTTCCTCAACGAAGACCCCTGGGAGCGGCTGCGCACCTTTCGTGAGCTGATGCCGAACAGCAGGCTCCAGATGCTGCTGCGCGGGCAGAACCTGCTGGGCTACCGGCACTACGAGGACGGCGTCGTCAACCGCTTCGTGGAGAAGTCGGCCGAGAACGGCATGGACGTCTACCGGGTCTTCGACGCCCTGAACGACGTCCGCAACGTGCGCCAGGCCATCGCCGCCGTACGACGCGTGGACAAGCACGCGCAGGGCACCATCTGCTACACCGAGAGCCCGCTGCACACCGTCGAGGGCTACGTGCAGATGGCCCGCGACCTGATGGACCTCGGCTGCGACTCCCTGTGCATCAAGGACATGGCGGCGCTGCTCAAGCCGCAGCCCGCCTACGACATCGTCAAGGCGATCAAGGACGACCTCGGGCCCGAGACCCGGATCCATCTGCACTGCCACTCCACGACCGGGGTGACCCTGGTCAGCCTGATGAAGGCGATCGAGGCGGGCGCGGACGTCGTGGACACGTCGATCTCCTCGCTCTCGCTGGGCCCGGGCCACAACCCCACCGAGTCGCTGGTGGAGATGCTGCGCGGCACGCCGTACAGCACCAACCTCGACGACGACCGGCTGCTCAGCATCAAGGACCACTTCGCGACGGTCCGGCCGAAGTACACCCAGTTCATGTCGGCCATCACCGGGGTGGAGACCGAGATCTTCAAGAGCCAGATCCCCGGCGGGATGATCTCGAACATGGAGAGCCAGCTGCGCCAGCAGGGTGCGGGTGACCGACTCCGCGAGGTGCTGCTGGAGGTGCCGCGGGTGCGTGCGGTCGCCGGCTACCCGCCGCTGGTGACGCCGTCCAGCCAGATCGTCGGCACCCAGGCCGTGTTCAACGTGCTGATGGGTCCCTACAAGGTGCTCACCGCGGAGTTCGCCGACCTGATGCTCGGCTACTACGGCGCCACCCTGGGCGAGCGCGACGCCACGATCGTCGAAGCCTCGCGGGTCCAGACCGGCAAGGAGGCGATCGACGTCCGACCCGCCGACCTGATCCCGCCCGAGTGGGACCGGCTGGTCTCCGAGGCCACCGCCCTCGAGGGCTGCGACGGGACCGACGAGGACGTGCTCACCTACGCGATGTTCCCCGGTGTCGCCCCGAAGTTCTTCACCGAACGCCCCGACGGGCCGAAGAACGTCGGCAAGGACCCCGCCGAGGTCGCCGCGGACAAGCTGGCCACGTCGTCGGGCGGCCCCGTCAAGGGCCCGATCCGCTACTCGGTGAACCTCGGTGGCCGCGCCCATGCAGTGACCGTCGAAAGAGCGTGA
- a CDS encoding acyl-CoA carboxylase subunit beta, with translation MEARTAEMLERRAEIEKGGGEARLEKQHAQGKLTARERITALLDPGTFEETGMFARHQSTYFGLDTADYPADGVVTGEGAVLGRPVHVASQDFTVAGGSAGEIHSNKVAATMRASLGTGTPFVFINDSGGARVQEGIGSLAGYGRVFYNNVLLSGVVPQISIIAGPCAGGAAYSPALTDFVIQTRLAHMFITGPGVIAQVTGEQVTSDELGGADAHMAMSGVNHFVADDDEQAILIAKKLLTFLPQNNSEDPPIVDPDYIVEPDPELAAVIPASDKKGYDVREVILLLVDHQDFLEVQAGYAGNIVVGFGRITGRTVGVVANQPMVLSGVLDINSSDKGSSFVRFCNAFNIPLLTLVDVPGFLPGVEQEHNGIIRHGAKLLYAYSAATVPKITVVLRKAYGGAYVAMCSKDLGADKVLAWPTAEIAVMGAEGAAEIVFRREIAAAEDPELRRKELVEEYRSTFSTPYVAAARGLVDDIIDPARTREHVSRALELLVTKRTIRPAKKHGLGPT, from the coding sequence ATGGAGGCGCGCACCGCCGAGATGCTCGAACGGCGCGCCGAGATCGAGAAGGGCGGTGGTGAGGCCCGGCTGGAGAAGCAGCACGCCCAGGGCAAGCTGACCGCCCGCGAGCGGATCACCGCGCTGCTCGACCCCGGCACCTTCGAGGAGACCGGGATGTTCGCCCGGCACCAGTCGACCTACTTCGGTCTCGACACCGCCGACTACCCCGCCGACGGCGTGGTCACCGGTGAGGGCGCGGTCCTCGGCCGCCCCGTCCACGTGGCGAGCCAGGACTTCACGGTCGCCGGCGGGAGCGCGGGGGAGATCCACTCGAACAAGGTGGCGGCGACGATGCGGGCCAGCCTCGGGACCGGTACGCCGTTCGTCTTCATCAACGACTCCGGGGGGGCCCGCGTCCAGGAGGGCATCGGCTCGCTCGCGGGCTACGGGCGGGTCTTCTACAACAACGTGCTGCTCTCCGGCGTCGTCCCCCAGATCTCGATCATCGCCGGACCCTGCGCGGGGGGCGCGGCGTACTCCCCGGCGCTGACCGACTTCGTGATCCAGACCCGCCTGGCCCACATGTTCATCACCGGGCCCGGCGTGATCGCGCAGGTGACCGGCGAGCAGGTCACCTCCGACGAGCTCGGTGGTGCCGACGCCCACATGGCGATGTCCGGGGTCAACCACTTCGTGGCCGACGACGACGAGCAGGCGATCCTGATCGCCAAGAAGCTGCTCACCTTCCTGCCCCAGAACAACTCCGAGGACCCGCCGATCGTCGACCCCGACTACATCGTCGAGCCCGACCCCGAGCTGGCGGCGGTCATCCCGGCGTCCGACAAGAAGGGGTACGACGTCCGCGAGGTCATCCTGCTCCTGGTCGACCACCAGGACTTCCTGGAGGTGCAGGCGGGGTACGCCGGCAACATCGTCGTGGGCTTCGGCCGGATCACCGGCCGGACGGTCGGTGTCGTCGCCAACCAGCCGATGGTGCTCTCCGGGGTGCTCGACATCAACTCCTCCGACAAGGGGTCGTCGTTCGTGCGCTTCTGCAACGCGTTCAACATCCCGCTGCTGACGCTGGTCGACGTACCAGGCTTCCTGCCCGGCGTCGAGCAGGAGCACAACGGGATCATCCGGCACGGCGCGAAGCTGCTCTACGCCTACTCCGCAGCGACCGTCCCGAAGATCACCGTCGTGCTCCGCAAGGCCTACGGCGGCGCCTACGTCGCCATGTGCTCGAAGGACCTCGGCGCTGACAAGGTGCTCGCCTGGCCGACGGCCGAGATCGCGGTGATGGGCGCCGAGGGTGCGGCCGAGATCGTCTTCCGCCGTGAGATCGCGGCCGCGGAGGATCCAGAGCTGCGCCGCAAGGAGCTCGTCGAGGAGTACCGCTCGACGTTCTCCACGCCGTACGTCGCCGCGGCGCGCGGGCTGGTCGACGACATCATCGACCCGGCCCGCACCCGTGAGCACGTGTCCCGGGCGCTCGAGCTGCTGGTCACCAAGCGCACGATCCGGCCGGCCAAGAAGCACGGGCTGGGCCCGACATGA
- a CDS encoding acetyl-CoA carboxylase biotin carboxyl carrier protein subunit, whose amino-acid sequence MQLRVTVNGVEYEVEVEVEEEPKPTLGAIFMTGGSFTPTHVQTVGPSTNGVQAPLSGTVARVLVEEGQSIESGDVVVVLEAMKMETEITAPRSGCVAAVLVTAGTAVTGGQVLIELD is encoded by the coding sequence ATGCAGCTCAGAGTCACAGTCAACGGCGTCGAGTACGAGGTCGAGGTCGAGGTCGAGGAGGAGCCGAAGCCCACCCTCGGCGCGATCTTCATGACCGGCGGCAGCTTCACACCCACCCACGTCCAGACCGTCGGTCCGTCGACCAACGGGGTCCAGGCACCGCTGTCCGGCACCGTCGCCCGGGTGCTGGTCGAGGAGGGCCAGAGCATCGAGTCCGGTGATGTCGTCGTCGTGCTCGAGGCGATGAAGATGGAGACCGAGATCACCGCCCCCCGCAGCGGCTGCGTGGCGGCCGTCCTGGTCACCGCCGGCACCGCCGTCACCGGCGGACAGGTGCTCATCGAGCTGGACTGA
- a CDS encoding 2-oxo acid dehydrogenase subunit E2 yields MARVLRMPDVSDPGSARLVAWLVDESGDFAGDQSIATVETDTSFVNIEVNQPGVLVRSLVTPGQHVAAGSALALLAEPGEVIEDVEQLMLRLGLAVAPQAQAAGAHLRAIAATDPLTTTAWPADEAPRGGHAASDSVAPDSARPVEDAAAVTSLAGWVDVLADALVTGVRPEHPAAAAAPAGVSQARLRMVVRAEPLLSVVEAVDGVSLIGLIVKAVAVTCRRVPLRPETSTIAEVALQRRTPSGTVAPVVHVANLMTASSVTSTIADLDGRLAHGRGVTDGSETAAVLVIDLADDGVAEGALDATEAHPAVLVLGDVHRRAVVEGDVLVPAQVLAATLTCDAGQVDLATAARWFAELSRLLEQPLQFLT; encoded by the coding sequence ATGGCGCGCGTGTTGCGGATGCCCGACGTGTCGGACCCCGGCTCGGCGAGGCTGGTCGCCTGGCTGGTCGACGAGTCCGGCGACTTCGCCGGCGACCAGAGCATCGCGACGGTGGAGACCGACACGTCCTTCGTGAACATCGAGGTCAACCAGCCCGGGGTCCTGGTCAGGTCCCTGGTCACTCCGGGTCAGCACGTGGCTGCGGGCAGCGCCCTGGCCCTGCTCGCTGAACCGGGTGAGGTGATCGAGGACGTCGAGCAGTTGATGCTGCGCCTGGGCCTGGCGGTCGCGCCCCAGGCGCAGGCCGCCGGAGCGCACCTGCGCGCCATCGCCGCCACCGACCCGTTGACCACGACCGCCTGGCCGGCGGACGAGGCGCCGCGAGGAGGCCACGCGGCGTCCGACTCGGTCGCGCCCGACTCCGCGCGACCGGTCGAGGACGCCGCCGCCGTCACCTCGCTCGCGGGCTGGGTGGACGTCCTCGCGGATGCGCTGGTGACCGGGGTGCGGCCCGAGCATCCCGCCGCGGCCGCCGCGCCTGCCGGCGTCTCCCAGGCTCGGCTGCGCATGGTGGTCCGCGCCGAGCCGCTGCTGTCCGTGGTCGAGGCCGTCGACGGGGTCTCGCTGATCGGACTGATCGTCAAGGCCGTGGCTGTCACCTGCCGACGGGTGCCGCTGCGCCCCGAGACCTCGACGATCGCCGAGGTCGCCCTGCAGCGGCGGACACCGTCCGGCACCGTCGCACCCGTCGTGCACGTCGCCAACCTGATGACCGCATCGTCGGTGACCTCGACCATCGCCGACCTCGACGGCCGCCTCGCCCACGGGCGCGGAGTCACGGACGGATCCGAGACGGCGGCCGTCCTGGTGATCGACCTGGCCGACGACGGCGTCGCCGAGGGCGCTCTGGATGCGACCGAGGCACATCCCGCCGTCCTGGTGCTCGGCGACGTGCATCGCCGGGCCGTCGTCGAGGGCGACGTCCTGGTCCCGGCGCAGGTGCTGGCGGCGACGCTGACCTGTGACGCGGGCCAAGTCGATCTCGCGACGGCCGCCCGCTGGTTCGCCGAGCTCTCCCGGCTGCTCGAGCAACCTCTCCAGTTCCTGACATAG